A genomic stretch from Glaciecola nitratireducens FR1064 includes:
- a CDS encoding toxin co-regulated pilus biosynthesis Q family protein, giving the protein MADKKVSAFWIKHLVLAFIVLAGALIVLMYVPEDTGESGAGGADSKENISDNLARFYEEFRLSSKDPIQEQYGDYVIALEAPEASQTEQLIAISTVNSPPEENWQGQYKYRSFAQGTTIRTEAMKYAEQEGMQLIWDLNQDFIIRQRFLSENSLVATLDEIAGAIDANFIPQVNVYFCNKKRAIVIAENAGTYVTDNCKKAGFD; this is encoded by the coding sequence ATGGCAGATAAGAAAGTATCCGCGTTTTGGATAAAACATTTAGTGCTGGCGTTTATCGTTTTGGCGGGCGCCTTAATCGTTTTGATGTATGTACCTGAAGACACCGGTGAGTCGGGTGCGGGTGGTGCTGATTCAAAAGAAAATATTTCTGATAACCTTGCCCGCTTTTATGAAGAGTTTCGCCTGTCTTCAAAGGACCCGATACAAGAACAGTACGGCGACTATGTGATTGCGCTAGAGGCGCCAGAAGCGAGTCAAACTGAGCAGCTGATAGCCATCTCAACCGTTAATTCACCGCCTGAAGAGAATTGGCAAGGCCAATACAAATATCGAAGTTTTGCACAAGGCACGACAATTAGAACTGAAGCAATGAAATATGCAGAACAAGAAGGAATGCAGCTAATTTGGGATCTTAATCAAGATTTCATTATTCGCCAGCGTTTCTTGTCCGAAAATAGTTTAGTGGCAACGCTCGATGAAATTGCAGGCGCTATTGACGCTAACTTCATACCACAAGTTAACGTGTATTTTTGCAACAAAAAACGCGCTATCGTTATCGCCGAAAACGCAGGAACTTACGTTACAGACAACTGCAAAAAGGCAGGTTTCGACTAG
- a CDS encoding DUF350 domain-containing protein — protein sequence MEQLVKFVPFSSDLLIYLAIDLSIAVLLLLAIRSFSGVFSKVSVRNELGEKDNFAFGISMAGRMLSLTIVLSAVVGRHMHLGYEVAALGMVVFGAVGIVLVRAGRFAHDKVVLNRLDKNQMIAEKNVSVALVDAASSIASAIIIKSIIDWAVGTDVNTLIAIFSGTTVVLSVLLLTTRLYERRFANNNQDNSFQDTLCKGHLALAIQHSGNLIGTAIAVSSAGSILAYEPESYVSNITGWLLVGLTFAVSLIILASVSKRIILAGVNWKREVDLQHNVGIASIEFVLSIGLALLIAGLFSG from the coding sequence ATGGAACAACTGGTAAAATTTGTACCATTCTCATCAGATCTTTTGATTTATTTAGCCATTGATCTTTCAATCGCCGTTCTTCTGTTACTCGCAATTCGCTCATTTTCCGGCGTGTTCTCAAAGGTAAGCGTGAGAAATGAATTGGGTGAAAAAGATAACTTTGCATTTGGTATCAGCATGGCCGGTAGAATGTTATCGCTCACTATCGTTTTATCAGCAGTAGTTGGACGTCATATGCATTTGGGCTATGAAGTTGCCGCATTAGGTATGGTGGTATTTGGTGCTGTCGGTATCGTATTGGTCAGAGCGGGTCGCTTTGCCCACGATAAAGTGGTGCTTAACCGCCTCGACAAAAACCAAATGATCGCTGAAAAGAACGTATCAGTAGCCTTGGTGGATGCTGCTAGTTCAATTGCCAGCGCAATTATTATCAAGAGTATTATCGACTGGGCAGTAGGAACCGATGTGAACACCTTGATTGCGATTTTTTCTGGTACAACGGTGGTGTTAAGTGTATTGCTATTAACAACTCGTTTGTATGAGCGTCGATTTGCCAACAACAATCAAGACAACAGTTTTCAGGATACTCTATGTAAAGGCCATCTGGCACTTGCAATTCAGCATTCAGGAAACTTAATTGGTACAGCTATAGCGGTGTCGTCAGCAGGGTCGATTTTAGCTTACGAACCAGAGTCCTACGTTAGCAACATAACGGGGTGGCTATTGGTTGGACTGACGTTTGCAGTTTCACTTATTATATTAGCAAGCGTGTCTAAACGCATCATATTGGCCGGTGTTAACTGGAAAAGAGAAGTAGATTTGCAGCATAACGTTGGTATTGCGAGCATCGAGTTTGTGTTGAGCATCGGTTTAGCATTGTTGATTGCAGGACTGTTTTCTGGCTAA
- a CDS encoding putative bifunctional diguanylate cyclase/phosphodiesterase, whose product MRHSDIYNSTKQDTKARLQLLNGNALGGLAITLLCMAVFCFGFESDEYQQTKTTIFIALLCSHTLRLFENLYTKAQIKKDNFNVRAAAVRFTLGIIVNSCIWATYSIMLALHMQDTEILVTTIVLSALAGGTTTILAASRSLSIFYISSLILPFAIMGFFSQYSYFPLISSLGIGFWAVMVISSGHASKFVTETLALKNKNASLLALMDVEKKEVDRVNRELLSVNQQLDNYNHLLESKVDKRTEEIYRLSNLDPLTSLMNRNAFLQSLKKTLQSNSNNNPHSTEQYALLFVDLDGFKDVNDGFGHKVGDSVLSEIAMRLQEVEVLMNLDNRAENLLCRWGGDEFLICTKYLGETNLSSLVKDIMTSIVCPISIASNEITLGASIGIAKYPDDSKEPHELIQYADISMYYQKKHQKGDATYFSPALFDDFQHDQVIRDGLKSALANNEFSLVFQPIVDIQEHAPWAIEALLRWEHKGKSISPAEFIPIAEKSGRIIEIGAWVLHQACGIAAKWTFTNKPSVSVNVSSLQLLDSQFIDLIDEVLENTGLPADRLHLEITESVMLENGELAQSQLKAITERGIHVSIDDFGTGFSSLNQLQTMSFDVIKIDRSFLQALNKKDLTIISATKLIADEFQAITVAEGIETEEELAVLKDLGIRYIQGYLFARPMKSDELSTWVDSF is encoded by the coding sequence ATGCGTCACAGCGATATTTATAATTCAACAAAACAAGATACAAAAGCTCGATTGCAGCTCCTCAATGGGAATGCGTTGGGAGGCTTAGCGATTACGCTGTTGTGCATGGCAGTTTTTTGTTTTGGTTTTGAAAGTGATGAATACCAACAAACAAAGACGACTATTTTTATTGCGTTACTTTGTTCTCATACTCTGCGTTTATTCGAAAATTTATATACAAAAGCTCAAATCAAAAAAGATAACTTCAATGTTCGCGCTGCCGCGGTCCGATTTACCCTAGGTATCATAGTAAATAGCTGTATTTGGGCAACTTATAGCATTATGCTAGCGCTACACATGCAAGACACGGAGATTTTAGTTACGACTATCGTTTTGTCCGCACTTGCGGGCGGAACAACCACGATCCTTGCAGCTTCAAGAAGCTTATCCATATTTTATATATCAAGCTTAATACTTCCTTTTGCGATTATGGGCTTTTTTAGTCAATATAGTTACTTTCCTCTCATTTCATCATTAGGCATTGGATTTTGGGCCGTAATGGTGATTTCGTCGGGGCACGCAAGTAAATTTGTTACAGAAACACTCGCGCTAAAAAACAAAAACGCATCGCTGTTAGCACTAATGGATGTTGAGAAGAAAGAAGTGGATCGCGTAAACCGTGAGCTTTTGTCAGTTAATCAGCAGTTGGACAATTACAATCACTTGCTCGAGAGTAAGGTAGATAAGCGGACTGAAGAAATTTACCGGCTCTCGAATTTAGATCCCTTAACTAGCTTAATGAATCGTAATGCCTTTTTACAAAGTTTAAAGAAAACCCTGCAAAGCAATTCGAATAACAATCCTCATTCCACTGAACAATACGCCCTCTTATTTGTCGACCTCGATGGTTTCAAAGATGTCAACGACGGCTTTGGTCATAAAGTGGGTGACTCCGTATTAAGCGAAATTGCCATGCGCTTGCAGGAAGTGGAAGTACTGATGAACTTGGACAACAGAGCTGAAAACTTACTGTGCCGTTGGGGTGGAGATGAATTTTTAATTTGCACCAAGTACTTAGGCGAAACCAACCTTTCTAGCTTAGTGAAAGACATTATGACCAGTATTGTCTGCCCTATCTCCATTGCCTCTAATGAAATTACCCTTGGCGCAAGCATCGGTATCGCGAAGTACCCCGACGACAGCAAAGAACCGCATGAATTAATCCAATATGCCGATATCTCGATGTACTATCAGAAGAAACATCAGAAAGGAGATGCGACCTATTTCTCTCCCGCCTTGTTCGACGACTTTCAACATGACCAAGTTATTCGTGATGGTTTAAAAAGCGCCCTCGCTAACAATGAATTTTCGCTAGTGTTTCAGCCCATTGTTGATATCCAAGAACATGCTCCGTGGGCAATTGAAGCCTTGTTAAGATGGGAACATAAAGGCAAAAGCATCTCACCTGCAGAATTTATTCCGATCGCAGAAAAGTCGGGACGTATTATCGAGATTGGCGCATGGGTGTTACACCAAGCATGTGGCATTGCTGCCAAATGGACGTTTACGAATAAGCCATCAGTGTCGGTTAACGTGTCTTCACTGCAATTATTAGATTCGCAGTTTATTGACCTTATTGACGAGGTTTTAGAGAATACTGGACTACCAGCAGATCGCCTGCACTTAGAAATCACGGAAAGCGTGATGCTTGAAAACGGAGAACTTGCGCAATCCCAGTTAAAAGCAATTACCGAGCGCGGCATTCACGTATCAATCGACGATTTTGGTACCGGTTTTTCATCCTTAAATCAACTGCAAACCATGTCGTTCGATGTTATCAAAATTGACCGTAGCTTTTTACAGGCCCTCAATAAAAAAGATCTCACCATTATTTCCGCAACAAAGTTAATCGCTGACGAATTCCAAGCCATAACGGTTGCTGAAGGAATTGAAACCGAAGAAGAATTGGCTGTTCTAAAAGACTTAGGAATTAGGTATATTCAAGGTTATCTATTTGCGCGGCCTATGAAAAGTGACGAACTCAGCACTTGGGTTGACAGTTTTTAA
- the glnE gene encoding bifunctional [glutamate--ammonia ligase]-adenylyl-L-tyrosine phosphorylase/[glutamate--ammonia-ligase] adenylyltransferase: MQKLPNILDERAKSHFDDFTAKLQSAISGNEQAADLHASYLELVSEHQADIQLAFGLSDFIARTAQLYPLQFMQKLPAIIKQRNHDGQQYQEYYEALQGQLEQRGIEQRGIEQRGIEQRGIEYKPAAKNDEATLHAVLRQFRHITMLSIAWRDMLYNADIKQSLLAISHLADALINTANAWLYQKACERYGKPAAVSQTVDNPNASSRVSQQQQELLIIGMGKLGGRELNFSSDIDLIFVYPESGETDHPRKPIDHQTFFTRLAQKLIAALHQTTLDGQVYRVDMRLRPLGDSGPLVVSMPAFESYYLEQGREWERFAMQKARVINPDSEAVQELQSIITPFVYRKYLDFTTIESLRNMKQLIANEVARRNLTNNIKLGKGGIREVEFFVQSLQMIHAGKVTECQTKSILASFAALVEHEFLPPKDAAELQESYLFLRQIENYLQAFNDEQTQQLPDDEVDQARLSYLLANMLYANTQASIKSDGASIEIELDAPLEKIDPIHQHMKRINHHFMLLIEDNNESKDENQALNQIYRDLWSLELDVHEMQSLFFTLIDESEVAEKLSSQLVEFKRKCTKHDIGQRGNNTLNKLVPQLLYEVLTYEENAEQTDATLASHNTADALVTDIDKSGTVTNDDEIKHASELFERIFDILLTIVGRTTYLDLLLENPAVRKRLMSLSANSHWVAKQIKAFPLLLDELLHPAYLQTDHAGISTWRDEYENELRLQLLRVEPDDVEAQMDALRYFKLTQQLRIAAADITGTLPINNVSDKLTVLAEVLLGQVIDIAWVQIATRYGTPEGYSMQHKGLGVLAYGKLGGIELGYGSDLDIVFVHDVNLSVMTNGPKVVSCSEFFVKLIQRVTHIFTTKTYLNELYEIDLRLRPSGNSGLLISHIDSFDNYQKNDAWTWEHQALVRARYVYGHDALENTFKKIRQEVLSKKRVMSELRKDVADMREKMRVHLDKSDENNADLKQTSGGITDLEFLTQYWVLLHSHQFNELTQWTDNLRILDSLAHVGVISEDENHALQQAYLFIRNQLHKLSLGAFGRHKPVPDLDKHMAIIQHTFVKVFEG, translated from the coding sequence ATGCAAAAATTACCGAATATTTTAGATGAGCGCGCAAAATCTCACTTTGACGATTTTACAGCTAAGTTGCAGAGTGCGATATCAGGCAACGAGCAAGCTGCCGACCTCCACGCTAGCTATCTTGAGTTAGTCAGCGAACACCAAGCCGATATTCAGCTTGCATTTGGACTGAGCGATTTTATTGCCAGAACCGCTCAACTCTATCCTCTGCAATTTATGCAGAAACTGCCCGCTATCATCAAGCAAAGAAATCACGATGGCCAACAATACCAAGAATACTATGAGGCTTTGCAGGGACAGCTTGAGCAAAGAGGGATTGAGCAGAGAGGGATTGAGCAAAGAGGGATTGAGCAGAGAGGAATTGAGTATAAACCTGCCGCAAAAAATGACGAAGCGACCCTGCATGCAGTATTACGACAGTTTCGACATATAACGATGCTGTCGATTGCGTGGCGCGATATGCTTTACAACGCAGACATTAAACAATCCTTATTAGCGATTTCCCATCTCGCAGACGCGCTAATTAACACAGCAAATGCCTGGCTTTACCAAAAAGCCTGCGAACGCTACGGCAAGCCAGCAGCTGTTAGTCAGACTGTAGACAATCCAAACGCCTCTTCCCGCGTGTCGCAACAGCAACAGGAATTACTTATCATTGGTATGGGTAAATTAGGCGGCCGTGAGCTCAACTTCTCTTCAGATATTGATTTGATATTCGTTTATCCCGAATCCGGTGAAACCGACCATCCTCGCAAGCCGATTGATCACCAGACCTTTTTTACTCGCCTAGCGCAAAAACTAATAGCCGCACTGCATCAAACCACCCTAGACGGACAAGTTTATCGTGTTGATATGCGCCTTCGTCCACTCGGCGACAGTGGCCCTCTGGTCGTCTCGATGCCGGCATTTGAATCGTATTACCTCGAGCAAGGCCGCGAATGGGAAAGATTCGCCATGCAGAAAGCGCGCGTTATTAATCCTGATTCAGAAGCGGTGCAAGAACTTCAGAGCATTATTACCCCCTTTGTATATCGCAAGTACCTTGATTTCACCACTATTGAGTCATTGCGAAATATGAAGCAATTGATCGCGAATGAAGTAGCAAGGCGCAATTTGACGAACAATATCAAGCTAGGCAAAGGCGGCATTCGAGAAGTGGAATTTTTTGTTCAATCCCTGCAAATGATCCACGCTGGTAAAGTGACTGAATGTCAAACTAAGTCGATATTAGCTTCATTCGCGGCCTTAGTTGAACATGAGTTTTTGCCACCCAAAGATGCGGCCGAGCTGCAAGAAAGTTACCTATTTTTGCGTCAAATAGAGAATTACCTTCAAGCATTCAACGATGAGCAAACTCAGCAATTACCCGATGATGAAGTGGATCAAGCTCGACTTTCGTATTTGTTAGCGAATATGCTGTACGCCAACACACAAGCGTCCATCAAGTCAGACGGCGCGTCTATCGAAATTGAGCTAGATGCGCCATTAGAAAAAATTGACCCCATACACCAGCACATGAAGCGCATTAACCACCACTTTATGCTGTTGATTGAAGACAACAACGAAAGTAAAGATGAGAACCAAGCCTTAAATCAAATTTATCGCGATTTGTGGTCATTAGAGCTAGACGTACACGAGATGCAGAGCTTGTTTTTTACCCTAATAGACGAGTCAGAAGTAGCTGAAAAACTCAGCTCGCAACTAGTCGAGTTTAAACGCAAATGCACCAAACACGACATTGGTCAGCGAGGCAACAACACGCTTAACAAACTCGTGCCTCAGTTGCTTTACGAAGTGCTGACTTATGAGGAAAACGCTGAGCAAACTGACGCGACTCTTGCTAGCCACAATACAGCCGATGCATTAGTCACTGATATCGACAAATCAGGTACTGTTACTAACGACGATGAAATCAAGCATGCTAGCGAGTTGTTTGAGCGAATCTTCGATATTCTCTTAACCATTGTTGGTCGCACAACTTACCTAGATTTACTGCTCGAAAATCCTGCGGTAAGAAAGCGTTTAATGAGCCTTTCTGCGAACAGTCACTGGGTAGCTAAACAAATCAAAGCCTTCCCACTGCTGTTAGACGAGCTTCTGCATCCAGCCTATTTACAGACTGATCATGCGGGTATATCAACATGGCGCGACGAGTATGAAAATGAGCTTCGCCTTCAGTTGCTCCGAGTCGAGCCTGATGATGTTGAAGCGCAAATGGATGCTTTGCGCTATTTCAAGTTAACCCAACAGTTGCGCATTGCAGCAGCAGACATTACCGGCACACTGCCTATTAATAATGTCAGCGACAAACTCACCGTACTCGCAGAAGTATTGCTGGGTCAGGTCATTGATATTGCATGGGTGCAGATTGCAACTCGCTACGGCACGCCTGAAGGCTATTCGATGCAACACAAAGGACTCGGAGTGCTTGCCTATGGGAAGTTAGGAGGCATTGAATTAGGCTATGGCTCTGATCTCGATATCGTTTTTGTACATGACGTTAACCTATCTGTCATGACCAATGGCCCGAAAGTAGTGTCGTGCAGTGAGTTTTTTGTAAAGCTGATACAGCGCGTCACGCATATTTTCACTACAAAAACGTATTTAAACGAACTCTACGAAATAGATTTACGATTACGTCCATCAGGTAATTCAGGCCTATTGATAAGCCATATTGATAGTTTCGATAATTATCAAAAAAACGACGCTTGGACTTGGGAACATCAAGCATTAGTGAGAGCTCGCTATGTTTATGGTCACGATGCTCTTGAAAATACATTTAAAAAAATTCGCCAAGAGGTGCTTTCGAAAAAAAGAGTCATGAGTGAATTGCGCAAAGACGTTGCGGACATGCGCGAAAAGATGCGGGTTCACCTCGACAAGTCTGATGAAAACAATGCAGACTTAAAGCAAACGTCGGGTGGTATTACAGATTTGGAATTTTTAACGCAATATTGGGTGCTGCTTCACAGTCATCAATTTAATGAATTGACACAGTGGACCGACAATTTGCGGATACTCGACTCCCTTGCACATGTTGGCGTTATCAGCGAAGATGAAAACCATGCGCTGCAGCAAGCTTACTTATTTATTCGCAATCAGCTGCATAAACTCAGCTTAGGCGCTTTTGGTCGACATAAACCAGTCCCAGATTTAGACAAGCACATGGCCATTATTCAACACACTTTTGTAAAGGTATTTGAGGGCTAG
- a CDS encoding acyl-CoA dehydrogenase encodes MSIRTNLKKVLPPISVTEQEALDAGDVWIESSIYQGKPDMHALRSLPQAVLRADEQAFLNGPVVELLTMIDEFELGNSKHIPQEIIDFLGKNKFFSMIIPKKFGGLEFSPFANSTIVATIAATSGAIAVTVMVPNSLGPGELLMHYGTEAQQNYWLPKLSVGEDIPCFALTSPEAGSDAGSIPDAAIVTKGMWEGKEVVGLSVTWDKRYITLAPIATVLGLAFKVFDPEHLLSDKVERGITCALLPKSHPGVELGNRHDPMGVKFYNGTTRGKDVFIPMDFIIGGEKNIGRGWQMLVSCLGAGRGISLPAMGVASAQSAFKSTAEYSFVREQFGVPIGRFEGIQDKLADIAGKTFLLESMRVLTTEGLGEGLSPAVVTAIAKYHMTELGRDVLNSAMDVQAGKAIQRGPQNTLANGYAALPIAITVEGANILTRSLMIFGQGTMRCHPHLKEMVDLIHSDDSKADAEFNKVLGKTIKFSVNNAFRSMANSYLPFLRSTESNFPIVRPYEKRVNALAAKLAPLADLSLLVLGGELKKAELLSARLGDVMSYLYGAMASIRFFEQRVKDRAQAEAYFRYAMEWSLQQAEKAIVDFINNFPNTPTRGLMRLLTNTYTSSVSHISDDLVRELSAASMQDSSIKEQLTHLVKVMPGDGNDINEQAFKAKHAAMPLLSKVQKALRKSPVVPFISFEHAVNTMHTAGTLTDAERTTLLEYNDKRKLSVRVDEFTFDMELLSAEETDGPSASNTAVKGDSNTEAA; translated from the coding sequence ATGAGTATTAGAACAAACCTTAAAAAAGTGTTACCACCAATTTCAGTCACAGAGCAAGAAGCATTAGATGCTGGCGACGTGTGGATTGAATCGTCTATTTATCAAGGCAAACCTGACATGCATGCCCTGCGCAGCCTTCCTCAAGCAGTATTGCGCGCAGACGAGCAAGCTTTCTTAAACGGTCCGGTTGTTGAGCTGTTAACCATGATCGACGAATTCGAACTCGGTAACAGCAAACACATTCCACAAGAAATTATCGATTTCCTTGGTAAGAACAAATTTTTCTCAATGATCATTCCAAAGAAATTTGGTGGTCTTGAATTCAGCCCTTTCGCAAACTCGACAATTGTTGCCACTATTGCAGCAACGAGTGGCGCAATAGCCGTTACGGTAATGGTACCGAACTCTTTAGGCCCAGGCGAGCTGCTAATGCATTATGGTACTGAAGCCCAGCAAAATTACTGGTTACCTAAATTATCAGTTGGCGAAGACATTCCATGTTTTGCCTTAACAAGCCCAGAAGCAGGCTCTGATGCTGGTTCAATTCCAGATGCAGCGATTGTGACTAAAGGCATGTGGGAAGGCAAAGAAGTTGTCGGCCTTAGCGTTACTTGGGACAAGCGCTACATTACGCTTGCACCAATCGCGACAGTGCTTGGTTTAGCATTCAAGGTATTCGATCCTGAGCACTTGCTAAGCGATAAAGTTGAGCGCGGCATTACATGTGCACTTTTACCAAAATCTCACCCAGGTGTTGAACTAGGTAATCGCCACGACCCAATGGGCGTGAAATTCTATAATGGTACAACTCGCGGCAAAGATGTATTCATTCCAATGGACTTTATCATTGGCGGCGAAAAGAACATCGGTCGCGGTTGGCAAATGCTAGTGAGCTGCTTAGGTGCAGGTCGCGGTATTTCATTACCAGCAATGGGCGTTGCATCTGCGCAGTCTGCATTTAAATCAACTGCTGAGTACTCTTTTGTACGTGAGCAATTTGGTGTGCCAATCGGCCGTTTTGAAGGTATTCAAGATAAGCTAGCCGATATTGCGGGTAAAACATTCTTACTTGAGTCAATGCGTGTATTAACTACCGAAGGTTTGGGCGAAGGTCTATCTCCGGCAGTAGTAACAGCAATAGCTAAATATCACATGACTGAGCTAGGTCGTGACGTACTGAATTCAGCCATGGATGTACAAGCCGGTAAAGCCATTCAGCGTGGGCCTCAAAATACATTGGCAAACGGTTATGCTGCGCTACCAATCGCGATTACGGTTGAAGGTGCAAACATATTAACGCGTAGCTTGATGATTTTTGGTCAGGGCACAATGCGTTGTCACCCACATTTGAAAGAAATGGTTGACCTGATCCACAGTGATGACAGCAAAGCTGATGCAGAATTTAACAAGGTACTTGGTAAGACAATCAAGTTCAGCGTTAATAATGCGTTTAGAAGCATGGCAAATAGTTACTTACCGTTTTTACGTTCAACAGAGTCGAACTTCCCAATCGTTCGTCCTTACGAAAAACGTGTAAATGCACTTGCTGCTAAACTTGCACCGCTTGCCGATTTATCATTGTTAGTACTAGGCGGCGAACTGAAGAAAGCGGAATTACTGTCTGCTCGTTTAGGCGACGTAATGAGCTACTTGTACGGTGCAATGGCATCAATTCGTTTCTTTGAACAGCGCGTTAAAGACCGTGCACAAGCTGAAGCCTACTTCCGTTACGCAATGGAGTGGTCACTTCAACAAGCAGAAAAAGCGATTGTTGATTTCATCAATAACTTCCCGAATACACCAACGCGTGGTTTGATGAGATTATTGACCAATACTTATACGTCTTCAGTCAGCCATATTTCTGATGACTTGGTACGTGAACTGTCAGCAGCATCAATGCAAGACAGCAGTATCAAAGAACAGTTAACGCACCTTGTTAAGGTAATGCCAGGCGACGGAAACGATATCAACGAACAAGCATTTAAAGCGAAGCACGCTGCAATGCCGTTGTTGTCGAAAGTACAAAAAGCCCTACGCAAGTCACCTGTTGTGCCATTCATTTCGTTTGAACACGCGGTGAATACAATGCACACAGCGGGTACCTTAACTGACGCAGAACGCACAACATTGTTAGAATACAACGATAAACGTAAGCTTTCTGTACGTGTTGATGAGTTTACTTTTGACATGGAATTATTAAGTGCGGAAGAGACTGACGGTCCAAGTGCAAGCAACACCGCGGTCAAAGGCGATAGCAACACCGAAGCAGCGTAA
- the lpxL gene encoding LpxL/LpxP family Kdo(2)-lipid IV(A) lauroyl/palmitoleoyl acyltransferase → MDTPETNNKNNNYAKGAVNAEQSVVVSEHTTANEQDAAAASQKSPKSAKPYKPVKTVMAPRFTAAFFHPKYWGVWFGAALLYIVTWLPLSIIKLLARVIAKLITVFVPKRIQIARRNLELCYPQWSVQKREKVLKDNIFRTSMGLFETGMGWWWPEWRVRRHAEVEGLENALKVLESGKGVFGLTLHNVNLEIGCRIIGYAYPCIAFYRKHNNPLIDYMQYHGRNRSNKYMIDKRNAKALIQAMNENEFCLYFPDQDYGKNTSIFVPFGGVEQTATTTATLMFANRANCIPLMVVSQYSKKGYKVKIGTPIEYLADKNQELALTKLNEDVLAIVNQQPDSYLWMHKRFKTRPENAPESLYK, encoded by the coding sequence GTGGATACGCCTGAAACGAATAACAAGAATAACAACTACGCAAAGGGAGCAGTAAACGCTGAACAGAGCGTAGTTGTGTCAGAACACACGACGGCAAATGAGCAAGATGCCGCAGCTGCGTCACAAAAATCGCCTAAATCAGCAAAGCCCTATAAACCCGTCAAAACAGTCATGGCACCTCGCTTCACTGCTGCGTTCTTTCATCCGAAGTATTGGGGTGTATGGTTCGGCGCTGCTTTGCTTTACATTGTTACTTGGCTACCCTTGTCCATCATTAAATTGTTAGCGAGAGTCATCGCCAAACTCATTACTGTTTTCGTTCCCAAACGCATTCAAATTGCCAGACGCAATCTCGAGCTTTGCTATCCCCAATGGTCTGTACAAAAACGTGAAAAGGTATTAAAGGATAATATTTTTCGTACATCAATGGGCTTATTCGAAACTGGCATGGGTTGGTGGTGGCCCGAGTGGCGGGTTCGTCGTCATGCCGAAGTTGAAGGTCTGGAAAATGCGCTCAAGGTGCTCGAGTCGGGGAAGGGCGTATTTGGCTTAACCTTGCATAACGTTAATTTGGAAATTGGCTGTCGCATTATTGGTTATGCTTACCCTTGCATTGCTTTTTATCGCAAGCATAACAACCCCCTAATCGATTATATGCAGTATCACGGTCGTAATCGTTCAAATAAATACATGATTGATAAACGCAATGCTAAAGCGCTTATTCAAGCCATGAACGAAAATGAATTTTGTTTGTATTTCCCTGATCAAGACTATGGCAAAAATACCAGTATATTTGTTCCCTTTGGTGGTGTTGAGCAAACGGCAACGACCACAGCAACGCTTATGTTTGCGAATCGAGCTAACTGCATACCGCTAATGGTTGTGTCGCAATACAGCAAAAAGGGTTACAAAGTAAAAATAGGTACACCAATCGAGTATTTGGCCGATAAGAACCAAGAGCTTGCGTTGACTAAACTTAACGAAGATGTGTTAGCGATAGTCAATCAGCAGCCAGACAGCTACTTGTGGATGCACAAGCGTTTTAAAACCAGGCCTGAAAATGCACCTGAGTCTTTGTACAAGTAG
- a CDS encoding DUF3081 domain-containing protein produces the protein MKNSLDSKMILRVFEKIRQHGEHHDDGSYHLNGIKAFTDFDGYTLYLEDALVKLSYGFHNQYHFDYDSPGNYESFEKKLESIDKEYE, from the coding sequence ATGAAAAATAGTTTAGACAGTAAAATGATACTTCGAGTCTTCGAGAAAATTCGTCAACATGGAGAGCACCACGATGACGGTTCATATCACTTAAACGGCATAAAAGCGTTTACTGATTTCGATGGTTACACGCTTTATTTGGAAGATGCTTTGGTTAAACTTAGCTACGGTTTTCATAACCAATACCACTTTGACTACGACAGCCCTGGCAACTATGAATCGTTTGAAAAAAAACTAGAGAGCATAGATAAAGAATATGAATAG